A portion of the Corynebacterium occultum genome contains these proteins:
- the sufD gene encoding Fe-S cluster assembly protein SufD, whose translation MTEVATVKNAAPHNTKGDIFSSFDVEDFDIPKGRDEVWRFVALRRLRGLHNGEFATAVDQDITVELPANATGVSTETLAKSDQRLGRAGAPIDRVGAQAWTSMESAQLIKFERNSLNAEPVVVTITGRGDDVTSFGATVVEVEQGAQATVVIRYQGSGTHADNLEFLIGDNARLNVVVDTDWNADAVHLSGHLAQLGRDSVLRHNLANFGGEIVRITPRVKFTAPGADAELLGVYFADDGQYFEQRLLVDHAVPNCRSNVMYKGALQADPDSDRPEARIAWVGDVLIRAAAEGTDTYEVNRNLVLSEGARADSVPNLEIETGEIAGAGHAATVGRFDDEHLFYLMARGIPEGEARRLIVRGFFSEVINQIPVESIREELENRVTAELESVTA comes from the coding sequence ATGACTGAAGTAGCAACCGTCAAGAACGCGGCTCCGCACAACACGAAGGGGGATATCTTCTCCTCCTTTGATGTCGAGGATTTCGATATTCCGAAGGGTCGTGATGAGGTCTGGCGTTTCGTCGCCCTCCGTCGCCTCCGCGGCCTGCACAATGGTGAGTTCGCCACCGCGGTGGACCAGGACATCACTGTTGAGCTGCCCGCTAACGCCACCGGTGTCAGCACCGAGACCCTCGCCAAGAGCGATCAGCGTCTCGGCCGCGCCGGTGCCCCCATCGACCGGGTCGGCGCACAGGCCTGGACCTCCATGGAGTCCGCCCAGCTGATCAAGTTTGAGCGTAACTCCCTCAATGCTGAGCCCGTGGTGGTCACCATCACCGGCCGCGGCGATGATGTCACCTCCTTCGGTGCCACCGTGGTCGAGGTGGAGCAGGGTGCTCAGGCAACCGTCGTCATCCGCTACCAGGGTTCCGGCACCCACGCCGACAACCTGGAGTTCCTGATCGGCGACAACGCCCGCCTCAACGTTGTCGTTGACACGGACTGGAACGCCGATGCAGTGCACCTCTCCGGTCACCTGGCACAGCTGGGCCGGGACTCAGTCCTGCGCCACAACCTGGCCAACTTCGGTGGCGAGATCGTGCGCATCACCCCGCGGGTGAAGTTCACCGCCCCGGGTGCCGACGCCGAGCTGCTCGGTGTCTACTTCGCCGATGATGGCCAGTACTTTGAGCAGCGTCTGCTGGTCGACCACGCTGTCCCGAACTGCCGCTCCAACGTCATGTACAAGGGTGCCCTGCAGGCTGACCCGGACAGTGACCGCCCCGAAGCCCGTATCGCCTGGGTCGGCGATGTGCTCATCCGCGCGGCGGCTGAGGGAACCGACACTTATGAGGTCAACCGCAACCTGGTGCTGAGTGAGGGCGCCCGCGCCGACTCCGTGCCCAACCTCGAGATCGAGACCGGTGAGATCGCCGGTGCCGGCCACGCCGCCACCGTCGGCCGTTTCGATGACGAGCACCTCTTCTACCTCATGGCCCGCGGAATTCCGGAGGGAGAGGCCCGTCGTCTCATCGTCCGTGGCTTCTTCTCCGAGGTGATCAACCAGATCCCGGTTGAGTCCATCCGGGAAGAATTAGAGAACCGCGTCACCGCCGAGCTTGAGTCCGTCACCGCTTAA
- a CDS encoding ABC transporter permease, with amino-acid sequence MVRAQARIESKLFLRHGEQQLLSMIIPFAMLIVLAKVPILESDQPIDEAFPLILAIAAMSSGFTGQAIALAFDRRYGALKRTGASGVPASTIIMGKVAAVVTMVLIQTLVLSGTALILGWRPDALGVIIGALTLIIGVAAFSSFGLLMGGTLSSEVVLALANLIWVVLSALVGWVLLSQGLHEAGWANLIPSVTLASGLTLAFEGTLPWLQLLILLAWLIAASAAAVKWFRFAS; translated from the coding sequence ATGGTCCGGGCACAGGCCAGGATCGAGTCCAAGCTCTTCCTGCGCCATGGGGAGCAGCAGCTGTTGAGCATGATCATTCCCTTCGCAATGTTGATCGTGCTGGCGAAGGTGCCGATCCTGGAGAGTGACCAGCCCATCGACGAGGCCTTCCCGCTCATCCTGGCAATCGCGGCGATGAGCTCCGGTTTCACCGGTCAGGCCATCGCCCTGGCCTTTGACCGCCGCTACGGTGCCCTCAAGCGCACCGGGGCCTCCGGAGTACCGGCCTCGACGATCATCATGGGCAAGGTTGCCGCGGTGGTGACGATGGTGCTGATCCAGACCCTCGTGCTCAGCGGCACCGCACTTATCCTCGGGTGGCGCCCCGATGCCCTCGGAGTCATCATTGGCGCCTTGACCTTGATCATCGGAGTGGCCGCCTTCTCATCCTTCGGTCTGTTGATGGGTGGCACCTTGAGTTCGGAGGTGGTGCTTGCCCTGGCCAATCTGATCTGGGTGGTGCTTTCCGCCCTGGTCGGCTGGGTGCTGCTCAGTCAGGGTCTGCATGAAGCCGGCTGGGCGAACCTGATTCCCTCGGTGACCCTGGCTTCCGGCCTCACCCTCGCTTTCGAGGGCACCCTCCCCTGGTTGCAGCTGTTGATTTTGCTGGCCTGGCTGATCGCCGCGTCGGCTGCGGCGGTCAAATGGTTCCGTTTCGCGTCCTAG
- the sufC gene encoding Fe-S cluster assembly ATPase SufC — translation MSTLEIKNLSAQVLPSDESAAPKEILKGVNLTIKAGEVHAIMGPNGSGKSTLAYVIAGHPRYEVTGGEVLLDGENILEMGVDERARAGMFLAMQYPTEIPGVSMSNFLRSAATAVRGEAPKLRDWVKEVREAREELAIDPSFGERSVNEGFSGGEKKRHEVLQLGVLKPKFAVMDETDSGLDVDALRIVSEGINNYQAETNGGILLITHYKRILNYVQPDFVHVFADGRIVTSGGAELADKLEADGYDQFL, via the coding sequence ATGAGCACCCTTGAAATCAAGAACCTCTCCGCCCAGGTCCTGCCGAGCGATGAAAGCGCCGCACCCAAGGAGATCCTGAAGGGCGTCAACCTCACCATCAAGGCCGGCGAGGTCCACGCCATCATGGGCCCGAACGGTTCCGGCAAGTCCACCCTGGCCTACGTCATCGCAGGCCACCCCCGCTATGAAGTCACCGGTGGCGAGGTGCTTCTCGACGGCGAAAACATCCTGGAGATGGGCGTCGACGAGCGTGCCCGTGCCGGCATGTTCCTGGCCATGCAGTACCCGACCGAGATCCCGGGTGTCTCCATGTCGAACTTCCTGCGCTCCGCAGCCACTGCCGTCCGCGGCGAGGCTCCGAAGTTGCGCGACTGGGTCAAGGAGGTCCGTGAGGCACGCGAGGAGCTGGCCATCGACCCCTCCTTCGGTGAGCGTTCCGTGAACGAAGGCTTCTCCGGTGGCGAGAAGAAGCGCCATGAGGTGCTCCAGCTCGGTGTCCTGAAGCCGAAGTTCGCTGTCATGGATGAGACCGACTCCGGTCTCGATGTGGATGCACTGCGCATCGTCTCTGAGGGCATCAACAACTACCAGGCGGAGACCAATGGCGGCATCCTCCTGATCACCCACTACAAGCGCATCCTCAACTACGTCCAGCCGGACTTCGTCCACGTGTTCGCCGACGGCCGCATTGTCACCTCCGGTGGCGCTGAGCTCGCCGACAAGCTCGAGGCCGACGGCTACGATCAGTTCCTGTGA
- the mptB gene encoding polyprenol phosphomannose-dependent alpha 1,6 mannosyltransferase MptB: MCPVQPSDPLPRRMWRTLTRDLPRLGTAGSRSAELHHEPMGPEQADAIRPDISPGREPGTKTELGIQDLTRFTVLRWLGTVGSLMLAFGALGAGALPVVDNPYQYYPGGSLMFRMLQTSSMVVLVGVGLLVVAWVLMAPYVGASLRPGTRERGVVSASLLRRTFIGWALPILFTAPLFTQDIYSYLANGSIVAQGMDPYSAGPVELLGTENHLARSVPFIWSQSASPYGPVALALAALISLLTNDSILLGVLAHRLLSLAGVLVAGWAVVMLAKRCRVNPSAALWLGILNPLTVLHLIGGIHNESVMLGFALLGLEIGLRGIDHLDAGVRNRGIAFIMLSGALISCAGMVKVTGFLSLGFVGMALARHLHCRGLPRWASISLAVAGQVAVLVLTVGLVTLVSGIGLGWVTGQGGAATIRSWMSVTTDAGVIAGWLGMLLGMGDHTAAILVITRAAGVLVATAFIIRMLFATFSGTIHPVGGLGVSTFALVILFPVVHPWYMLWAIVPLAAWANRIFFRAFVAIYSAAFSFFVLPRGLALPPDTVIAIYVGSAVSFVIIAGLGWWLLRGRDLLVLD; encoded by the coding sequence ATGTGCCCTGTGCAACCATCAGACCCTTTACCCCGGAGAATGTGGCGGACGCTTACCAGGGACCTGCCCCGACTCGGCACCGCCGGCTCGCGCTCGGCCGAACTTCATCATGAACCGATGGGTCCGGAGCAGGCTGATGCGATCCGGCCGGACATTTCCCCGGGCAGAGAGCCCGGGACGAAGACCGAACTCGGCATCCAGGATCTGACCCGCTTCACGGTGCTGCGCTGGCTGGGTACCGTGGGCTCGCTGATGCTGGCCTTCGGCGCCTTAGGGGCCGGCGCCCTACCGGTGGTGGACAATCCCTATCAGTATTATCCGGGCGGCTCACTGATGTTCCGGATGTTGCAGACCTCTTCCATGGTGGTGCTGGTCGGCGTCGGTCTACTGGTGGTGGCCTGGGTGCTGATGGCCCCATACGTGGGCGCCTCTTTACGCCCCGGAACCCGGGAACGCGGAGTGGTGTCAGCCTCCCTGTTGCGGCGCACCTTCATCGGTTGGGCCCTGCCGATCCTCTTCACCGCCCCACTTTTCACCCAGGACATCTATTCCTATCTGGCCAATGGTTCCATCGTCGCCCAGGGCATGGACCCCTACTCCGCTGGCCCAGTGGAGTTACTGGGAACGGAAAATCACCTGGCACGTTCGGTGCCCTTCATCTGGTCCCAATCCGCCTCCCCCTATGGTCCGGTGGCCCTTGCCCTGGCGGCGTTGATCAGTCTGCTGACCAATGACTCCATCCTGCTGGGTGTCCTCGCCCACCGACTGCTCTCCCTGGCCGGTGTGCTGGTAGCTGGTTGGGCGGTGGTCATGCTGGCGAAACGCTGCCGGGTCAATCCTTCTGCGGCCCTCTGGCTGGGCATCCTCAATCCACTGACGGTGCTGCATCTGATCGGCGGTATCCACAATGAGTCGGTGATGCTGGGCTTTGCCCTGCTCGGCCTGGAGATCGGCCTCCGGGGCATTGACCACCTGGATGCCGGGGTCCGCAATCGGGGTATTGCCTTCATCATGCTCTCCGGTGCCCTGATTTCCTGCGCGGGCATGGTGAAGGTCACTGGTTTCCTCTCCCTGGGTTTCGTCGGGATGGCGCTCGCCCGGCATCTGCACTGCCGCGGGCTGCCGCGGTGGGCGTCAATAAGCCTGGCGGTGGCCGGCCAGGTGGCGGTGCTGGTGCTCACCGTCGGGTTGGTAACCCTGGTCAGTGGGATCGGCCTGGGATGGGTGACGGGCCAAGGCGGTGCAGCTACGATCCGCAGCTGGATGTCCGTGACCACGGATGCCGGGGTCATCGCCGGCTGGCTGGGAATGCTCCTGGGCATGGGCGATCACACCGCCGCCATCCTGGTGATCACCCGCGCGGCGGGAGTGCTGGTGGCCACCGCCTTCATCATCCGCATGCTCTTCGCCACCTTCTCCGGCACCATCCACCCGGTGGGTGGGCTCGGTGTCTCTACCTTCGCTTTGGTCATCCTCTTTCCTGTGGTGCACCCCTGGTACATGCTCTGGGCGATTGTGCCCCTGGCAGCCTGGGCCAACCGCATCTTCTTCCGGGCGTTCGTGGCCATCTATTCCGCCGCCTTCAGCTTCTTTGTGCTGCCCCGCGGACTGGCGCTACCCCCGGACACGGTCATCGCGATCTATGTCGGTTCCGCAGTGAGCTTTGTCATCATCGCGGGTCTGGGCTGGTGGTTATTAAGAGGTCGGGACCTCCTTGTCCTAGACTGA
- a CDS encoding ABC transporter ATP-binding protein — MDDPADAPALELRDVVKRFGSTTAVGGLNLRVERGEIFALLGPNGAGKTTTIEMCEGFQTPTSGNIRVLGVDPTRDPDQVRRRVGIMLQGGGAYSSVRAGEMLHLAASYSANPHDPEWLLDVVGLSKQRRTTYRRLSGGQQQRLSLAMALIGRPELVFLDEPTAGMDAQSRLMVWDLVSQLSQDGVSVVLTTHLMDEAEALADRIMIIDHGQTVAAGTPAELTNGDTAGIQTLTISTDRELDVPLIETALTAAGHQVPALQAIRPLHYNLPATATPQLLADLAAAVAKQDVLIRRMEADHRNLEQVFLELTGKELRS; from the coding sequence ATGGATGACCCCGCGGATGCCCCCGCGTTGGAGTTGCGCGATGTCGTCAAGCGCTTCGGCTCCACAACTGCGGTGGGGGGCCTCAATCTCCGGGTCGAAAGAGGCGAGATCTTCGCCCTCCTCGGCCCCAATGGTGCCGGCAAGACCACCACCATCGAGATGTGTGAGGGTTTCCAGACCCCCACCTCAGGAAATATCCGGGTGCTGGGGGTGGACCCGACCCGAGACCCGGACCAGGTGCGACGCCGCGTGGGCATCATGCTTCAGGGAGGCGGCGCCTACTCCAGTGTCCGGGCCGGTGAGATGCTGCACCTGGCTGCCTCATACAGCGCCAACCCCCATGACCCCGAGTGGCTGCTCGATGTCGTGGGCCTGAGTAAACAGCGCCGCACCACTTATCGTCGCCTCTCCGGCGGGCAGCAACAGCGTCTTTCACTGGCGATGGCGCTGATCGGAAGGCCCGAACTCGTCTTCCTCGATGAGCCGACCGCCGGCATGGACGCTCAATCCCGTCTCATGGTCTGGGATCTGGTGTCCCAGCTGAGTCAGGACGGGGTTTCAGTGGTACTGACCACCCACCTGATGGATGAAGCTGAGGCCCTGGCCGACCGCATCATGATCATTGATCATGGTCAGACTGTCGCCGCCGGCACCCCTGCCGAGCTGACCAACGGCGACACCGCCGGGATACAGACCTTGACTATCAGTACCGACCGGGAACTTGATGTCCCGCTTATCGAAACCGCGCTGACAGCGGCAGGACACCAGGTTCCGGCGCTGCAGGCGATCCGCCCGCTGCACTACAACCTGCCTGCCACGGCAACCCCGCAGCTGCTGGCTGATCTGGCCGCGGCCGTCGCGAAGCAGGATGTGCTGATCCGCCGGATGGAAGCGGACCACCGCAATCTCGAGCAGGTCTTCCTCGAGCTGACCGGAAAAGAACTGAGGAGCTAG
- a CDS encoding helix-turn-helix transcriptional regulator, whose protein sequence is MTELNQRNKNDNRVTETRSTEGETRNQIMLHLLQQGPSTASQLGDRLGISAAGVRRHLDILVNEGLAEAVVRPSRSRSGATPSRGRPAKEFRLTDSGRAHFGHDYDNLALLALTALRDIGGEAAVKEFARKRIADIVEGIAPADDGEESVEATARALAEVFGEHGYAATVTNAGSGVQICQHHCPISNVAAEFPQICEAEHEAISDLVGVHVQQLASIAEGHGICTTNIPLTPINNTPDERSGQ, encoded by the coding sequence ATGACTGAGCTAAATCAGCGGAACAAGAACGACAATCGGGTCACCGAAACGCGCTCCACTGAGGGCGAGACCCGCAATCAGATCATGCTTCACCTGCTGCAGCAGGGACCCTCCACCGCCTCCCAGCTTGGCGATCGTCTCGGCATCTCTGCCGCAGGTGTTCGTAGACACCTGGACATTCTGGTGAACGAGGGACTGGCTGAAGCGGTTGTCCGCCCCAGCCGTTCACGTTCCGGGGCGACCCCCTCGCGGGGGCGGCCCGCGAAAGAGTTTCGGCTGACCGACTCCGGTCGGGCACATTTCGGCCATGACTATGACAACCTGGCACTTCTCGCCTTGACCGCACTACGTGATATCGGTGGGGAAGCGGCTGTGAAAGAATTTGCCAGGAAGCGCATCGCCGACATCGTCGAGGGTATCGCCCCCGCCGATGACGGTGAAGAATCCGTGGAGGCCACAGCCCGGGCCCTCGCGGAGGTATTCGGTGAGCACGGTTACGCTGCCACCGTCACCAACGCCGGAAGCGGAGTTCAGATCTGTCAGCACCACTGCCCGATCTCGAACGTCGCCGCTGAATTCCCGCAGATCTGCGAGGCGGAGCATGAGGCAATCTCCGACCTGGTGGGAGTTCATGTCCAACAGCTGGCTTCCATTGCTGAGGGACACGGCATCTGCACGACGAATATTCCCTTGACCCCCATTAACAACACTCCTGATGAGAGGAGCGGACAATGA
- a CDS encoding COX15/CtaA family protein, whose protein sequence is MSTATTPASTENPTPKTPWIPTLRIQRIAAFILLLAQGGITVTGSIVRVTGSGLGCDTWPLCHEGSLVPQAGAAPWIHQAIEFGNRLLTFVVAAAAIAVFFMVLRAKRRTEILVYSIISGLGIVLQAVLGGISVLMDLHWWTVAIHFLPSMVLVWVAALLYTRLPQPDDGAPTKVFPTAIRVLLLISVISLAVVLATGTMVTGAGPHSGDAGVGMEGRLEVDIDLMAHIHGYNMYVYLAFTLIVVGLLYRAKASGAAKQTSWVLIAMILIQGAIGIAQYNLGVPRWSIPVHIAMSSVVVAFSAFLYAHGVVRQGGTEELRTGSPTGDERLRQREVAQANATAA, encoded by the coding sequence GTGAGTACCGCGACGACACCTGCCTCCACAGAGAATCCAACTCCCAAGACCCCCTGGATCCCCACCCTGCGCATCCAGCGCATCGCAGCCTTCATCCTGCTGCTGGCCCAGGGTGGAATCACCGTGACCGGTTCCATTGTCCGAGTCACCGGTTCCGGTCTCGGCTGTGATACCTGGCCGCTGTGCCACGAGGGATCCCTGGTCCCCCAGGCCGGTGCCGCCCCCTGGATTCACCAGGCCATCGAATTCGGTAATCGCTTGCTGACCTTCGTGGTCGCTGCCGCCGCCATCGCTGTCTTCTTCATGGTTCTGCGTGCCAAGCGACGTACCGAGATCCTGGTCTACTCCATCATCTCAGGTCTGGGCATCGTCCTTCAGGCCGTACTCGGCGGCATCTCAGTGCTGATGGACCTGCACTGGTGGACCGTGGCCATCCACTTCCTGCCCTCCATGGTGCTGGTGTGGGTCGCCGCCCTGCTCTATACCCGTCTCCCCCAGCCGGATGACGGTGCCCCCACCAAGGTCTTCCCCACCGCCATCCGTGTCCTGCTGCTGATCTCCGTGATCTCGCTGGCGGTGGTCCTGGCCACCGGCACGATGGTCACCGGCGCCGGCCCGCACTCCGGTGATGCCGGAGTCGGTATGGAGGGTCGCCTCGAGGTCGATATCGACCTGATGGCCCATATCCACGGTTACAACATGTACGTCTACCTGGCCTTCACCCTGATTGTCGTGGGCCTGCTCTATCGTGCGAAGGCTTCCGGTGCCGCCAAGCAGACCAGCTGGGTCCTGATCGCGATGATCCTCATCCAGGGCGCGATCGGCATCGCCCAGTACAACCTGGGTGTCCCCCGCTGGTCCATCCCGGTGCACATCGCCATGTCCTCCGTGGTTGTCGCCTTCTCAGCCTTCCTCTATGCCCACGGTGTCGTCCGTCAGGGTGGCACAGAGGAGCTGCGCACCGGCTCCCCGACAGGTGATGAGCGGCTCCGTCAGCGTGAGGTGGCACAAGCCAACGCCACTGCGGCCTAG
- the sufB gene encoding Fe-S cluster assembly protein SufB, translating into MTQTQNPGVNTPKSDDEIIDSIGPYNFGWHDEDAAGASARRGLSAEVVADISAKKDEPEWMLEQRLKALNIFDKKPMPTWGADLSGIDFDNIKYFVRSTEKQATSWEELPEDIKNTYDRLGIPEAEKQRLVAGVAAQYESEVVYHQIREDLEEKGVIFVDTDTALREHEEIFREYFGTVIPAGDNKFSALNAATWSGGSFIYVPKGVHVDIPLQAYFRINTENMGQFERTLIIVDEDAYVHYVEGCTAPIYKSDSLHSAVVEIIVKKGGRCRYTTIQNWSNNVYNLVTKRTKVEEGGTMEWVDGNIGSKVTMKYPAVWMTGPHAKGEVLSLAFAGEGQFQDTGAKMIHMAPYTSSNIVSKSVARGGGRSAYRGLVQINANAHHSYSNVECDALLVDNISRSDTYPYNDIRNDHVTLGHEATVSRVSEEQLFYLMSRGLAEEEAMAMIVRGFVEPIAKELPMEYALELNRLIELQMEGSVG; encoded by the coding sequence ATGACCCAAACTCAGAACCCCGGTGTCAACACTCCGAAGAGTGATGACGAGATCATCGATTCAATCGGCCCGTACAACTTCGGCTGGCATGACGAAGACGCCGCAGGCGCCTCCGCACGACGCGGCTTGAGCGCTGAAGTGGTCGCCGATATCTCCGCGAAGAAGGATGAGCCGGAGTGGATGCTCGAGCAGCGTCTCAAGGCCCTGAATATCTTCGACAAGAAGCCCATGCCCACCTGGGGTGCAGACCTCTCCGGCATCGACTTCGACAACATCAAGTACTTTGTCCGCTCCACCGAGAAGCAGGCCACCTCCTGGGAGGAACTGCCCGAGGACATCAAGAACACCTACGACCGACTGGGCATCCCGGAGGCTGAGAAGCAGCGCCTGGTGGCCGGTGTCGCAGCACAGTACGAGTCTGAGGTCGTCTACCACCAGATCCGTGAGGACCTGGAGGAGAAGGGTGTCATCTTCGTCGACACCGACACCGCCCTCAGGGAGCACGAGGAGATCTTCCGGGAGTACTTCGGAACCGTCATTCCCGCCGGCGACAACAAGTTCTCCGCGCTCAACGCCGCGACCTGGTCCGGTGGCTCCTTCATCTACGTGCCCAAGGGTGTCCACGTGGACATCCCGCTGCAGGCCTACTTCCGCATCAATACCGAGAACATGGGCCAGTTTGAGCGCACCCTGATCATCGTGGACGAGGATGCCTACGTCCACTACGTCGAGGGTTGTACCGCCCCGATCTACAAGTCCGACTCCCTGCACTCCGCAGTCGTCGAGATCATCGTGAAGAAGGGCGGCCGCTGCCGCTACACCACCATCCAGAACTGGTCCAACAACGTCTACAACCTGGTGACCAAGCGCACCAAGGTTGAAGAGGGTGGCACCATGGAGTGGGTTGACGGCAACATCGGCTCCAAGGTCACCATGAAGTACCCGGCTGTCTGGATGACTGGCCCCCACGCCAAGGGTGAGGTCCTCTCTTTGGCCTTCGCTGGCGAAGGTCAGTTCCAGGACACCGGTGCCAAGATGATCCACATGGCCCCGTACACCTCTTCCAACATCGTCTCGAAGTCGGTCGCCCGCGGGGGCGGACGCTCCGCCTACCGTGGCCTAGTCCAGATCAACGCCAACGCGCACCACTCCTACTCCAATGTGGAGTGTGACGCCCTCCTGGTGGACAATATTTCCCGCTCGGACACCTACCCCTACAACGACATCCGCAACGATCACGTCACCCTCGGTCACGAGGCCACTGTTTCCAGGGTCTCTGAGGAGCAGCTCTTCTACCTGATGAGCCGCGGCCTGGCTGAGGAAGAGGCCATGGCGATGATCGTCCGTGGCTTCGTTGAGCCCATCGCCAAGGAACTGCCGATGGAGTACGCGCTCGAGCTCAACCGACTGATTGAACTGCAGATGGAAGGATCGGTGGGCTAA
- a CDS encoding cysteine desulfurase, translated as MMTFTNPDGTLNVQAIRAEFPILSRTVRDEKPLVYLDSGATSQRPERVWRAEEQFVLHTNAPVHRGAYQLAEEATDAYESARDNIAAFVGADTDEIAFTKNATEGLNLIAYVLGDDRAGELQVKEGDTVVVTELEHHANLVPWQELCRRTGATLKWYSLTEDGRIDLDSLELDETVKVVAFTHQSNVTGAVAEVQELVSRAKAVGALTVLDACQSVPHMPVNFHELDVDFSAFSGHKMLGPSGVGAFYGKAEHLAKLPPFLTGGSMIEVVSMDGSTYAAPPQRFEAGTQMTSQVVGLSAAVDFLREVGMENIHAHEQDLVAYALPKLAEIEGLRIIGPLDTHLRGGAFSFVVDGIHPHDLGQVLDDRGVSIRVGHHCAWPLHRCMDIQSTARASFYLYNTREEVDILVDAIIAAKEFFGVS; from the coding sequence ATGATGACCTTCACCAACCCTGACGGAACCCTCAACGTCCAGGCCATCCGGGCGGAATTTCCCATCCTCTCACGCACCGTGCGAGATGAGAAGCCGCTGGTCTACCTGGATTCCGGTGCGACTTCCCAGCGCCCGGAGCGGGTGTGGCGTGCTGAGGAGCAGTTTGTGCTCCACACCAACGCCCCAGTCCACCGTGGCGCCTATCAGCTCGCGGAGGAGGCAACCGACGCCTATGAGTCGGCGCGCGATAATATCGCCGCTTTCGTCGGCGCTGACACCGATGAGATCGCCTTCACCAAGAACGCCACCGAGGGACTGAACCTCATCGCCTACGTGCTGGGTGATGATCGGGCAGGGGAGTTACAGGTCAAGGAGGGCGACACGGTCGTCGTCACCGAGTTGGAGCACCATGCGAACCTGGTTCCCTGGCAGGAGCTGTGCCGCCGCACCGGTGCCACCCTCAAGTGGTACTCACTGACGGAGGATGGGCGCATCGATCTTGATTCCCTGGAACTCGATGAGACCGTCAAGGTCGTGGCCTTCACCCACCAGTCGAATGTGACTGGTGCGGTGGCTGAGGTCCAGGAGTTGGTGTCCCGCGCCAAGGCGGTCGGTGCGCTGACCGTGCTGGATGCCTGCCAGTCGGTGCCGCATATGCCGGTTAACTTCCATGAGCTTGATGTGGACTTCTCTGCCTTCTCCGGACACAAGATGCTCGGTCCCTCCGGGGTCGGTGCCTTCTACGGCAAGGCGGAACACCTGGCGAAGCTGCCCCCTTTCCTCACCGGTGGTTCCATGATCGAGGTTGTGTCCATGGACGGCTCCACCTACGCTGCCCCGCCGCAGCGTTTTGAAGCCGGCACCCAGATGACCAGCCAGGTCGTTGGACTGTCCGCTGCAGTGGACTTCCTCCGTGAGGTGGGGATGGAAAATATCCACGCCCACGAGCAGGACCTGGTGGCTTATGCACTCCCGAAGCTCGCCGAGATCGAGGGACTGCGGATCATCGGTCCGCTGGACACCCACCTGCGTGGGGGTGCCTTCAGCTTCGTAGTCGATGGCATCCACCCCCATGACCTGGGGCAGGTCCTCGATGACCGTGGCGTGTCCATCCGCGTGGGTCATCACTGCGCCTGGCCGCTGCACCGCTGCATGGACATCCAGTCCACCGCACGCGCCTCCTTCTACCTGTACAACACCCGCGAAGAGGTCGACATCCTGGTCGATGCGATCATCGCGGCCAAGGAATTCTTCGGAGTGAGCTAG